From a region of the uncultured Desulfatiglans sp. genome:
- a CDS encoding 4Fe-4S binding domain protein, with translation MSKSQVFFADLRTSIKESLLGKLSRLMETAGLKEVVPARGLVAVKLHFGELGNTAFIRPLFLRQVVADIKALGAHPFLTDSNTLYAGTRSDSVSHLDTAVANGFSYSVVGAPVIIADGMRGATCAEVEIPGELIKRAYIGKEIVESDALISVAHFKGHELSGFGGTIKNLGMGCASRRGKLDQHSDLSPKVKAKKCVGCGACVEHCAHGAPSIEKGKARIDPERCVGCGECILICPNGAIEVQWNADIPIFLKKMVEYTQAVLLGKSGRAFFINFLTNISPACDCYGFSDAPIVQDIGILASRDPVAVDQASVDLVNRQPVSGTACLADKAETAHDKFRCLYPKVDWEAQFVHAERIGLGSRDYELITI, from the coding sequence ATGTCGAAAAGCCAGGTCTTTTTCGCTGACTTGCGGACCTCCATCAAGGAGAGTCTCCTCGGTAAATTGAGCCGTCTCATGGAGACGGCAGGACTGAAAGAGGTCGTGCCCGCACGTGGTCTTGTTGCGGTGAAGCTCCATTTTGGTGAACTAGGCAACACGGCCTTCATCCGGCCGCTTTTTCTCCGCCAGGTGGTTGCAGACATCAAGGCCCTGGGTGCACACCCCTTTCTGACCGACAGCAATACCCTCTATGCCGGCACACGGAGCGACAGCGTCTCTCACCTCGACACGGCTGTAGCCAACGGTTTTTCCTACAGCGTGGTCGGGGCGCCGGTCATCATCGCCGACGGGATGCGGGGGGCGACGTGCGCCGAGGTCGAGATCCCCGGGGAGTTGATCAAACGGGCCTATATCGGCAAGGAAATCGTCGAGTCGGACGCCTTGATCAGCGTGGCCCACTTCAAGGGGCATGAGCTGTCCGGGTTCGGCGGGACCATCAAAAACCTCGGGATGGGGTGCGCCAGCCGAAGGGGCAAACTGGATCAGCACAGCGACCTTTCACCGAAGGTCAAGGCCAAGAAGTGCGTGGGGTGTGGAGCCTGCGTGGAGCACTGCGCCCACGGCGCCCCTTCGATCGAAAAAGGCAAGGCCCGGATCGACCCGGAACGATGCGTCGGCTGCGGGGAGTGCATTCTCATCTGTCCGAACGGGGCGATCGAGGTGCAGTGGAATGCGGACATTCCGATCTTTCTGAAGAAGATGGTCGAGTACACCCAGGCGGTGCTGCTCGGGAAGAGCGGACGGGCCTTCTTCATCAACTTTCTGACGAACATCTCTCCGGCTTGCGACTGCTACGGTTTTAGCGACGCCCCCATCGTCCAGGACATCGGGATCCTCGCTTCCAGGGATCCGGTTGCCGTCGACCAGGCCTCCGTGGATCTCGTCAACCGCCAGCCGGTGTCGGGAACGGCCTGCCTGGCCGATAAGGCGGAAACCGCGCACGACAAATTCCGCTGCCTGTACCCCAAGGTCGATTGGGAGGCGCAATTCGTGCACGCCGAACGGATAGGGCTCGGCAGCCGCGATTATGAACTGATAACCATCTGA
- a CDS encoding ABC transporter related — translation MHPDEHPGMIVVEGLSKYYGRIPAVTDVSFHVEPGEIVGLLGPNGAGKTTILRVLTGYMPPTSGRVLVGGRDASLESLAVREGIGFLPENVPLYSDLSVMQFLRFAASAKGVARDRLNAEIRRVLEVSALMGYESRLIRHLSKGLRQRVGLAQALLNDPPLLILDEPTTGLDPSQIVEMREMIRGLGGERTVVLSTHILPEVSQLCRRVIIINKGRIVAEDTPEGLGTRLASRRGIRTTIRVDAPETALKEGLLALEGVLVVHAGSEPGSYEVESEQGREVRAAIARFVVSSGWPLYEMTQRDPSLEEIFVRLVTEEEGGTR, via the coding sequence ATGCATCCAGATGAGCATCCCGGCATGATCGTCGTAGAGGGTTTGAGCAAATACTACGGACGGATACCCGCTGTCACGGACGTTTCGTTCCATGTCGAACCGGGCGAGATCGTGGGTCTCCTGGGGCCGAACGGGGCCGGGAAGACCACGATCCTTCGGGTCCTCACCGGATATATGCCGCCGACGTCGGGCCGTGTGCTCGTCGGAGGCCGGGATGCCAGCCTCGAGTCGCTCGCCGTCCGGGAGGGGATCGGGTTTCTGCCCGAGAACGTTCCGCTCTACAGCGATCTGAGCGTGATGCAGTTTCTGCGCTTCGCCGCTTCCGCCAAAGGAGTCGCCCGTGACCGGCTGAACGCCGAGATCCGCCGCGTCCTCGAGGTCAGCGCCCTCATGGGGTACGAAAGCCGGTTGATCCGGCATCTTTCGAAGGGTTTGCGGCAGCGTGTGGGTTTGGCGCAGGCCCTCCTGAACGATCCACCGCTGTTGATCCTGGATGAGCCGACAACGGGTCTCGATCCCTCGCAGATCGTCGAGATGCGGGAGATGATCCGCGGGCTTGGAGGTGAGCGCACGGTGGTGCTGAGCACGCATATCCTTCCCGAAGTAAGCCAGCTTTGCCGCCGGGTGATCATCATCAACAAGGGACGGATCGTCGCAGAGGATACGCCTGAGGGGTTGGGCACCAGGCTCGCGTCCCGGCGGGGCATCCGGACGACCATTCGAGTGGATGCGCCCGAGACCGCTCTGAAAGAGGGGCTTCTGGCTCTGGAGGGGGTTCTGGTCGTTCATGCGGGTTCCGAACCGGGCTCCTACGAGGTGGAAAGCGAGCAGGGCCGGGAAGTCCGGGCTGCGATCGCCCGCTTCGTCGTCTCCTCCGGCTGGCCGCTTTACGAGATGACCCAGCGCGATCCCAGCCTGGAGGAGATTTTTGTCCGGCTGGTGACGGAAGAAGAGGGAGGGACGCGGTGA
- a CDS encoding ABC-2 type transporter translates to MTRQIGAVMRKELAVTFTSPIFYAVAFIFLLISGYFFYSDVAYFNFLSLQAASNPFIVEGLNPETMVIQPFFGNISIILLLMLPLLTMRLYAEEKKTGTIELLFTYPLSDVATLTGKVLATFTALLALLAAGFPCFLLFSTVSFVDWGMVGAGYLGLLLMGGAFVSLGVFTSSLTENQVVAAALSFGLLLLFWALGWAEPLVGGRAGRVLAHLAIASHMDSFAQGLLDTRDVLYYLCFGFFWLFLTLRSLNSRSWRS, encoded by the coding sequence GTGACAAGGCAGATTGGCGCCGTTATGCGCAAGGAACTGGCTGTGACGTTCACGTCCCCCATCTTTTACGCCGTCGCCTTCATTTTTCTGTTGATCAGCGGGTATTTCTTCTACTCGGATGTCGCCTATTTCAACTTTCTGAGCCTGCAGGCGGCCAGCAACCCGTTTATCGTCGAGGGGTTGAATCCGGAAACCATGGTGATCCAACCCTTTTTCGGAAACATTTCGATCATCCTGCTCTTGATGTTGCCGCTCCTCACGATGCGTTTGTACGCCGAGGAGAAGAAGACGGGGACGATCGAACTCCTCTTCACCTACCCGTTGAGCGATGTCGCAACGCTGACCGGCAAGGTGCTCGCCACGTTTACCGCGCTTCTGGCCCTCCTCGCCGCGGGTTTTCCGTGCTTCCTCCTTTTTTCTACCGTAAGTTTCGTGGACTGGGGCATGGTGGGCGCCGGGTATCTCGGCCTGCTCCTGATGGGGGGCGCCTTTGTCTCGTTGGGGGTGTTCACCTCTTCCCTGACGGAAAACCAAGTGGTCGCCGCGGCCTTGAGCTTCGGTCTGCTGCTTCTCTTCTGGGCCCTCGGCTGGGCCGAGCCTTTGGTCGGCGGACGGGCGGGCCGGGTCCTTGCTCATCTGGCGATTGCCTCGCACATGGATTCGTTCGCTCAGGGGCTTCTCGATACCCGTGATGTTCTGTACTACCTTTGCTTCGGATTCTTCTGGCTTTTTCTGACCTTGCGCAGCCTGAACTCGCGTTCCTGGAGGAGTTGA
- a CDS encoding putative ABC-type uncharacterized transport system involved in gliding motility auxiliary component-like (Evidence 3 : Putative function from multiple computational evidences), which yields MAGSARKKRLLKSGGTGAAVAAVLALLVFLNLLSDRYYLRWDLTDSKQNSLSAETIKVLENIQEPVQIKAFLVDGRDETRKVEDLLAAYRYHNRQVDYSVIDPTRNPSEARLYDVTSEKTLILEGYGRSQTVKIPDEQKITNALHRLMESAPRRVYWLSGHGERSFEGKEPEHLKSFADALEAENCENSALNLMRGEPPRDADAIIVAAPEKPLFPEEIGWLDAFLEDGGRILVLLEPFRDGGLESFLRRHGIGISDDIVVDPFSRVMGGDYLMPMVSDYGDHEITKGFDLTSIFPMSRSLDVLDAEEASSGEAVCLAYTSEDSWAETDRAALDEARVELNTTDRKGPLCLAALVETAGPGRNPGEGLSGEAAEEGQADLENGRLAVFGDCDFASNQFLSVAGNQRFIVNTFRYLAGKSDFITVEPRRGRLESLTLSRSQGRIFFLFPVVVLPALVLLAGVWIWMRRRPK from the coding sequence ATGGCGGGATCCGCTCGAAAGAAACGGCTGTTGAAGTCCGGCGGTACAGGCGCCGCCGTCGCGGCCGTGCTCGCGCTGCTGGTGTTCCTGAACCTTCTTTCCGATAGGTACTATCTTCGTTGGGATCTGACCGACTCGAAACAGAACAGCCTTTCCGCAGAAACGATCAAGGTATTGGAAAACATTCAAGAACCGGTTCAGATCAAGGCCTTTCTGGTCGACGGAAGGGACGAGACCCGCAAGGTCGAAGACCTTCTGGCGGCCTACCGTTACCACAATCGGCAGGTGGATTATTCGGTGATCGACCCGACCCGGAACCCCTCCGAGGCCCGCCTTTATGATGTTACCAGCGAAAAGACGCTGATTCTGGAGGGCTACGGCCGGAGCCAGACCGTCAAGATCCCGGACGAGCAGAAGATCACCAATGCCCTCCACCGTTTGATGGAGAGTGCTCCGCGCCGCGTTTACTGGCTCAGCGGCCATGGCGAGCGATCCTTCGAAGGGAAGGAACCCGAGCATCTGAAATCCTTTGCAGACGCCCTCGAAGCCGAAAACTGCGAGAATAGCGCGTTGAATCTCATGCGCGGCGAGCCGCCGCGGGATGCCGATGCGATCATCGTCGCCGCCCCGGAAAAGCCGCTTTTCCCGGAAGAGATCGGATGGCTCGATGCCTTCCTGGAGGACGGGGGGCGGATTCTGGTCCTGCTCGAACCTTTTCGTGACGGGGGTCTGGAGTCCTTCCTGCGCCGCCACGGGATCGGAATCAGTGACGACATTGTGGTGGATCCCTTCAGCCGGGTCATGGGGGGTGACTACCTGATGCCGATGGTCAGTGACTACGGGGATCATGAGATTACCAAGGGATTCGATCTGACTTCGATTTTCCCCATGAGCCGCTCCCTCGACGTGCTCGATGCGGAGGAGGCATCTTCGGGAGAGGCGGTTTGCCTGGCCTATACATCGGAAGATTCCTGGGCGGAGACGGATCGCGCCGCGTTGGACGAGGCCCGCGTGGAGTTGAATACCACGGACCGGAAGGGCCCCCTTTGTTTGGCGGCCTTGGTCGAGACGGCGGGTCCCGGACGGAATCCGGGTGAAGGCCTTTCCGGGGAGGCGGCGGAGGAAGGGCAGGCGGATTTAGAAAACGGGAGACTCGCGGTCTTTGGCGATTGCGATTTCGCCTCGAATCAGTTCCTGAGCGTGGCAGGCAATCAGCGGTTCATCGTCAACACGTTTCGCTACCTTGCCGGGAAATCCGATTTCATCACCGTCGAACCACGGCGCGGGAGGCTCGAATCTCTGACCTTGAGCCGATCCCAGGGGCGGATCTTCTTCCTCTTTCCCGTGGTGGTTCTGCCCGCGCTTGTTTTGTTGGCGGGCGTCTGGATCTGGATGCGGAGACGCCCCAAATGA
- a CDS encoding hypothetical protein (Evidence 5 : Unknown function), translating into MNLRPVIVYAVLALAAAALYFFDRSRRGAEEEAERQARFVFDTAVEDIDRLTIKRPGEAIIIDKEACPGKEGCWRVLEPVATAADTVAVERVAADLTGLMALRTFKDEKGDLSAFGLDRPALSILYETDSGFSSGITFGELSPVREGYYARRTGSREIMLVPRDMREKLDKTLFDLRDRRLFHFDPREVVEADIDGPEVSWRFSRSEDQWRLRDDPDFTPDGRRVDTIVGRFIWAEAASFEGSDLFDAAAFGLDSPRYRVRLSDGRRAETLLVGNPVGGDEGRFYGCMLEGAEIFTVHDWVVEHLPAGKEELRMETD; encoded by the coding sequence ATGAACCTTAGACCTGTCATCGTCTATGCCGTCCTGGCTCTTGCGGCAGCGGCCCTTTATTTCTTCGACCGCAGCCGCCGAGGAGCCGAGGAGGAGGCCGAAAGGCAGGCGCGGTTCGTCTTCGATACGGCTGTGGAAGACATCGACCGGCTGACGATCAAGCGCCCGGGGGAGGCGATCATCATCGACAAAGAGGCCTGTCCCGGGAAGGAGGGCTGCTGGCGGGTCCTCGAACCGGTTGCGACGGCGGCGGATACGGTTGCAGTGGAGCGGGTGGCCGCTGACCTGACAGGGCTCATGGCGCTGAGGACTTTCAAGGATGAAAAAGGGGATCTCTCGGCCTTCGGCCTCGATCGGCCCGCGCTGAGCATTCTATATGAGACGGATTCCGGGTTCTCCAGCGGGATCACGTTCGGTGAACTGAGCCCGGTCCGGGAGGGGTATTACGCCCGCCGGACCGGAAGCCGGGAGATTATGCTCGTGCCGCGGGACATGCGCGAGAAGCTGGACAAGACCCTTTTCGACCTGCGGGACAGGCGCTTGTTCCACTTCGATCCGCGGGAGGTCGTCGAGGCGGATATCGACGGCCCGGAGGTCAGTTGGCGTTTCTCCCGCAGCGAAGACCAGTGGAGGCTGCGGGATGACCCTGATTTCACCCCGGACGGCCGCCGGGTTGACACGATCGTAGGTCGTTTCATCTGGGCGGAGGCGGCTTCCTTCGAAGGATCGGACCTCTTCGACGCTGCGGCTTTCGGTTTGGATTCCCCTCGATACCGTGTACGGCTCTCCGACGGCCGGCGTGCCGAGACGCTGCTGGTCGGCAATCCCGTGGGCGGTGACGAGGGGCGCTTTTACGGATGCATGTTGGAGGGTGCCGAGATTTTTACGGTGCATGACTGGGTGGTCGAGCATCTGCCGGCCGGCAAAGAGGAACTGCGGATGGAAACTGACTAG
- the ilvK gene encoding Branched-chain-amino-acid aminotransferase 2, translated as MEISVNRLSPDKLKKRPADESKLGFGDIFSDHMFMMDYEAGKGWINPRVEPYGPLSIDPAAMAIHYGQQIFEGLKAYRGREDGVYLFRPRENFKRMNRSALRLCMPELPIEDAMAGMKSLVLLDREWIPRSPGTSLYIRPTMFATEPHLGVRPSKSYLFYIIIGPVGAYYKEGLNPVKIYVEDVYVRAARGGTGEAKTAGNYATSLLAAEKAKEKGFTQVLWLDAAERKYVEEVGTMNMFFVIDDEVLTAPLDGSILPGVTRDSVLRIVRDWGLKVTERALAIDEVVAAAKSGRLQEAFGTGTAAVISPVGQITFKGEDHIVAGGKMGTLSQRLYDEIVGIQYGEREDRYGWLERID; from the coding sequence ATGGAAATCAGTGTCAATCGGTTGAGCCCGGACAAGCTCAAGAAGCGGCCGGCGGATGAATCCAAATTAGGGTTCGGGGATATTTTTTCGGACCACATGTTCATGATGGACTACGAAGCGGGCAAGGGGTGGATCAACCCGCGGGTCGAGCCTTACGGGCCGCTCTCCATCGACCCTGCAGCCATGGCGATCCATTACGGTCAGCAGATCTTCGAAGGTCTCAAGGCCTACCGCGGGCGTGAGGACGGGGTGTATCTCTTCAGGCCCCGGGAGAATTTCAAGCGGATGAACCGTTCCGCCCTGCGGCTTTGCATGCCTGAACTTCCGATCGAAGACGCCATGGCCGGCATGAAATCGCTGGTCCTTCTCGATCGGGAATGGATACCGCGTTCTCCCGGCACCTCTCTTTACATCCGCCCGACCATGTTTGCGACGGAGCCCCACCTCGGTGTGCGGCCTTCGAAGTCTTACCTCTTCTATATCATCATCGGACCCGTCGGCGCCTATTACAAAGAGGGTCTCAATCCGGTCAAGATCTATGTCGAGGATGTCTATGTCCGGGCGGCCCGGGGCGGGACAGGCGAGGCGAAAACCGCCGGCAACTATGCCACGAGCCTGCTGGCCGCCGAGAAGGCCAAGGAGAAGGGCTTTACCCAGGTCCTGTGGCTGGATGCCGCGGAGCGCAAATATGTCGAGGAAGTCGGAACGATGAACATGTTCTTCGTCATCGACGACGAGGTGCTCACGGCCCCGCTGGACGGGAGCATCCTGCCCGGAGTGACGCGTGATTCGGTTCTGCGGATCGTGCGCGATTGGGGTCTGAAGGTCACCGAAAGGGCGCTCGCTATCGATGAAGTGGTGGCCGCCGCGAAAAGCGGACGTCTGCAAGAGGCCTTCGGGACGGGCACCGCGGCGGTGATCTCTCCGGTCGGGCAGATTACCTTCAAGGGTGAAGATCATATCGTGGCCGGCGGAAAAATGGGGACGCTCTCCCAGCGGCTCTACGACGAGATCGTCGGCATCCAGTACGGTGAGAGGGAGGACCGCTACGGCTGGCTCGAGCGCATCGACTGA
- the mtnA gene encoding Methylthioribose-1-phosphate isomerase, whose product MIPTIQWDNDRILMIDQRKLPARVEWFVARNYRDVIKAIQRMVIRGAPAIGVAAAMGLAMGGRTIKAGTYGPFMQRLEAMAAEMAEARPTAVNLRWAVERMLRLAEGMSMKPVDVIKAALRAEADRILAEDIAVNQSIGRHGASLVPDGATILTHCNAGSLATGGYGTALGVIRAARDAGKTVRVYADETRPWLQGLRLTAYEMMEEGIPVWVIADNAAGSFMRQGRIQLVVTGADRIAANGDVANKIGTYQVAVLAKENDIPFYVAAPLSTIDSAIPDGDHIPVEERDPAEICQVGGKCIGPEGVAALNPAFDITPARYVKAIITEKGILYPPYSDTIKKVLEGAVPP is encoded by the coding sequence ATGATCCCCACCATCCAGTGGGACAACGACCGTATCCTTATGATCGACCAACGGAAGCTTCCGGCACGGGTCGAATGGTTCGTTGCCCGGAACTACCGCGACGTCATCAAGGCCATCCAGCGGATGGTGATCCGAGGGGCGCCGGCGATCGGCGTTGCCGCCGCCATGGGTCTTGCCATGGGTGGGCGAACCATCAAGGCCGGAACCTACGGTCCCTTCATGCAGCGTTTGGAGGCGATGGCGGCCGAGATGGCCGAGGCGCGTCCGACGGCGGTCAATCTGCGCTGGGCGGTAGAACGGATGCTCCGTCTGGCCGAGGGGATGTCCATGAAACCCGTGGACGTGATCAAGGCCGCGCTGCGTGCGGAAGCCGACCGGATCCTGGCCGAGGATATCGCCGTCAATCAGTCCATCGGGAGGCACGGGGCATCATTGGTGCCCGATGGGGCCACCATCCTGACCCATTGCAACGCGGGATCACTGGCGACGGGCGGCTATGGAACGGCCCTCGGTGTGATCCGTGCAGCCCGGGATGCGGGAAAGACAGTTCGGGTCTATGCGGACGAGACGAGGCCCTGGCTGCAGGGGCTCCGTCTCACGGCCTATGAAATGATGGAAGAAGGCATCCCGGTGTGGGTCATCGCCGACAACGCCGCCGGTTCATTCATGCGGCAAGGCCGGATCCAGCTGGTCGTCACGGGGGCCGACCGCATCGCGGCCAACGGCGATGTGGCGAACAAGATCGGCACCTATCAGGTGGCGGTCCTGGCCAAAGAGAACGACATCCCCTTCTATGTGGCCGCCCCTCTTTCCACCATCGATTCGGCGATTCCTGACGGGGACCACATCCCGGTGGAAGAAAGAGATCCGGCGGAGATCTGCCAGGTGGGTGGAAAATGTATCGGCCCAGAGGGTGTCGCCGCGCTGAACCCGGCCTTCGACATCACACCGGCGCGCTACGTCAAGGCGATCATCACCGAAAAGGGCATCCTTTACCCACCTTACTCGGATACGATCAAGAAGGTCTTGGAGGGGGCCGTGCCACCCTGA
- the speH gene encoding S-adenosylmethionine decarboxylase proenzyme, whose amino-acid sequence MTSLLDLVLIDLYECDRESLMDTDRIREGMLEAARIMGAEVVGDSFHTFEPWGVSGTVTIAESHLAVHTWPEYDFAAVTFETCGQHMDHKKAYNYLIGFFHSLKPRITQQKRGFIESAENTVLPYKQVVG is encoded by the coding sequence GTGACATCACTGCTTGATCTTGTATTGATCGATTTGTATGAGTGTGATCGCGAGAGCCTCATGGATACCGACCGGATCCGGGAAGGGATGCTCGAGGCCGCCAGGATCATGGGCGCCGAAGTGGTGGGCGACTCTTTTCACACCTTTGAGCCGTGGGGTGTCAGCGGGACCGTGACGATCGCGGAATCCCACCTTGCGGTTCACACGTGGCCGGAATATGATTTCGCCGCGGTCACATTCGAAACGTGCGGTCAACATATGGACCACAAAAAGGCCTACAATTATCTGATCGGGTTCTTCCATTCGCTGAAGCCCAGAATCACTCAGCAGAAGCGGGGATTCATCGAATCCGCTGAAAACACCGTGCTGCCTTATAAGCAGGTGGTGGGCTGA
- the tilS gene encoding tRNA(Ile)-lysidine synthase, which yields MEKTRLFLKKIEKTILRFGMIEPGERILVAVSGGADSVCLLHVLHSLAGALRSELAVAHFDHGLRPAEDPEETAFVASLASSLDLACACGKPDVPLGPRTPSLEERARLARYAFLEKIRSRFGAHRIALAHHMNDQAETVLMRLLRGSGTEGLAGMAPVRSGRFIRPLIEVSRGEIEAYLQMKGLPFMTDSSNRSLDPLRNRVRLELIPLLASFQPRIVERLAATAEILRLDHAFLKQCADEWIQERCGHEPGRVKIPRDAFASLPAGLQNHVIREIVRMVAKGSLRSVDIRHIDAVKAISAAPGSRGPLHLPNGIRAEVDPTHLIVSSQPEVPAERAFSYVLEGPGVCAVPEARTVLTLRLVQGGDGIQLDGSPHREYFDADKIRFPLTVRSIRPGDRFRPLGMSGTRKVKDFLIDMKIPRSERRRIPVLTHRSDTEIVWICGLRIDDRFKWTSGTKRVLEGTYLREATALEGE from the coding sequence ATGGAAAAGACGCGCCTCTTCTTGAAGAAAATCGAAAAGACCATCCTGCGCTTCGGGATGATCGAGCCGGGGGAGCGCATTCTGGTCGCCGTCTCGGGGGGCGCTGATTCCGTCTGCCTCCTCCACGTCCTGCATTCGCTTGCAGGCGCCTTGCGCTCCGAACTGGCCGTCGCGCACTTCGACCATGGGCTGCGCCCGGCTGAAGACCCCGAAGAGACCGCCTTCGTAGCCTCCCTGGCTTCCTCGCTCGACCTTGCGTGTGCATGCGGCAAGCCGGACGTTCCCCTGGGTCCCCGCACGCCGTCCCTCGAAGAACGGGCGCGCCTCGCCCGCTATGCCTTTCTGGAGAAGATCCGCAGCCGCTTCGGCGCCCACAGGATCGCCCTGGCCCACCACATGAACGACCAAGCGGAAACCGTCCTCATGCGCCTCCTCCGAGGAAGCGGGACCGAAGGGCTCGCCGGCATGGCGCCCGTCCGCAGCGGCCGATTCATCCGTCCGCTCATCGAGGTCAGTCGAGGGGAAATCGAAGCCTATCTGCAGATGAAGGGACTCCCGTTCATGACGGACTCCTCCAATCGGTCGCTCGACCCCCTCCGAAACCGCGTCCGGCTGGAACTCATTCCCCTGCTCGCCTCGTTTCAGCCACGGATCGTCGAAAGGCTGGCTGCGACCGCCGAGATCCTCCGCCTGGACCACGCCTTTCTGAAACAGTGCGCGGACGAGTGGATCCAGGAGCGCTGCGGACATGAACCCGGCAGGGTAAAAATCCCCAGAGACGCCTTCGCTTCCCTGCCTGCCGGGCTTCAGAACCATGTCATCCGTGAGATCGTGAGGATGGTTGCCAAAGGGAGTCTGCGAAGCGTGGACATCCGCCACATCGACGCGGTCAAGGCCATAAGCGCCGCCCCCGGAAGCCGCGGGCCTCTTCACCTGCCAAACGGGATCCGGGCGGAGGTCGATCCCACGCACCTGATCGTAAGCTCCCAGCCGGAAGTTCCTGCGGAGCGCGCTTTTTCCTATGTCCTGGAAGGCCCGGGCGTCTGTGCGGTGCCGGAAGCTCGGACAGTCTTGACCCTGCGCCTGGTGCAGGGGGGCGATGGCATCCAACTGGATGGGAGTCCGCACAGAGAGTATTTCGATGCCGACAAAATCCGCTTCCCGCTCACCGTCAGGAGCATCCGGCCCGGGGACCGCTTCCGGCCGCTCGGCATGTCCGGAACGAGGAAGGTAAAGGATTTCCTGATCGATATGAAGATCCCTCGATCGGAAAGACGGCGAATCCCGGTGCTCACACACCGCTCAGACACGGAGATCGTCTGGATCTGCGGACTCAGGATCGATGACCGGTTCAAATGGACTTCGGGGACGAAACGGGTTCTGGAAGGGACTTATCTGAGGGAGGCCACCGCCCTCGAGGGCGAATGA
- a CDS encoding CoA binding domain protein, with amino-acid sequence MFQRIQVFATKGIDMSATSPTYDLDPLFRPRTVAVIGASDNPGKLGYHVMKSLIQGGFGGEILPVNARAERVMGLAAYPSVEACPSRIDLGIVVVPAAAVPAVLEQCIRKKAGGLVLISAGFKEIDDPAGARQQEALQAMAVVNGIPVIGPNTFGMINLHHRLNASFTPEFSLAGKGGIALVSQSGGMSHLLAFLAMNAGIGFSKIIGLGNRLNLDFAEILPYLAGDPDTRVIALYIEGLDEPRPLLEAAESVRGKKPVLVYKTGAASTGDQASMSHTGSLAGRHEIYSGAFHQAGMLTVDGSEAMLDLAKALNVCSLPGGNRIAILTGQAGPGMAAADACEALGLEIARFGSATQSEVDRLLPPLAMRTNPVDMGPAWYDSGAIQGIMRAVLEDEGVDGIILLMMYASANREVVPVLSGLLKEWRQRKPLVSCLVSPAGIWDEAVRELEEGRALANYPTPERAAEAMAGLCRYACLSNTEWRAL; translated from the coding sequence ATGTTTCAGAGGATCCAGGTTTTCGCCACGAAAGGAATCGATATGTCCGCCACCTCTCCGACCTACGATCTCGATCCGCTTTTCCGCCCTCGCACCGTGGCGGTGATCGGGGCATCCGACAATCCCGGCAAGCTGGGCTACCACGTCATGAAGAGTTTGATCCAAGGGGGCTTCGGGGGGGAGATCCTGCCGGTGAATGCCAGGGCGGAACGGGTCATGGGCCTGGCGGCCTACCCCTCCGTAGAGGCCTGCCCGTCGCGGATCGATCTGGGGATTGTCGTTGTGCCGGCTGCGGCGGTGCCGGCCGTGCTCGAGCAGTGCATCCGGAAAAAGGCCGGGGGGCTGGTGCTCATTTCGGCCGGCTTCAAGGAGATCGACGATCCGGCCGGGGCCCGGCAGCAGGAGGCCCTGCAGGCGATGGCCGTCGTGAACGGCATCCCGGTTATCGGTCCGAACACGTTTGGGATGATCAACCTTCACCACCGTTTGAATGCCTCTTTTACACCCGAGTTTTCGCTTGCCGGCAAAGGGGGTATCGCCCTCGTGAGCCAGAGCGGCGGGATGTCCCACCTCCTCGCGTTCCTGGCCATGAACGCGGGGATCGGCTTCAGCAAGATCATCGGGTTGGGAAACCGTCTGAACCTGGACTTCGCCGAGATCCTGCCTTACCTGGCGGGCGATCCCGATACGAGGGTCATTGCGCTTTACATCGAGGGTCTGGATGAGCCGCGGCCGCTTCTGGAGGCGGCGGAATCCGTGCGGGGAAAGAAGCCTGTCCTCGTGTACAAGACCGGTGCCGCTTCGACGGGCGATCAGGCCTCGATGAGCCACACCGGGAGCCTGGCTGGACGCCACGAGATCTATTCGGGGGCCTTCCATCAGGCCGGGATGTTGACTGTCGACGGTTCCGAGGCCATGCTGGATCTCGCAAAGGCGCTCAACGTCTGTTCCCTGCCCGGAGGTAACCGGATTGCGATCCTGACCGGGCAGGCAGGGCCAGGCATGGCGGCCGCTGACGCCTGCGAGGCCCTAGGTCTGGAGATCGCGCGGTTCGGATCCGCCACCCAGTCGGAGGTCGACCGGCTGCTGCCGCCGCTCGCGATGCGCACCAATCCTGTGGATATGGGGCCTGCCTGGTATGACAGCGGGGCGATCCAGGGGATTATGCGCGCCGTGCTCGAGGACGAGGGGGTGGATGGGATCATTCTCCTCATGATGTATGCCTCCGCCAACAGGGAGGTCGTCCCTGTCCTTTCAGGGCTTTTGAAGGAGTGGCGTCAGAGGAAGCCGCTCGTGAGCTGCCTGGTTTCGCCGGCCGGCATCTGGGACGAGGCGGTCCGTGAACTCGAAGAGGGCCGCGCCTTGGCGAATTACCCGACCCCGGAGAGGGCTGCAGAGGCCATGGCCGGGCTGTGTCGATATGCCTGTTTGTCGAATACCGAGTGGAGGGCATTGTGA